From the genome of Gracilinanus agilis isolate LMUSP501 chromosome 2, AgileGrace, whole genome shotgun sequence, one region includes:
- the LOC123234034 gene encoding zinc-alpha-2-glycoprotein-like produces the protein MMRPLVCAIFLFLLSGTIKSQYLGCDILQYEDVGFSNPTSGHYSFRSAASLNDQTVYIYDSRSKRAVPNPGWQNVENWNKVSKLQKKREDLIMKNFQEFRNSSKDYTRTYTITQILGCLLCQNDDFKIYRHNFVTGKEYNEKYKNILGVATEDPVPEMKKQQLKQDLVSLKLLNRYMEKQCVPTLQKYQNYKNAN, from the exons ATGATGAGACCCCTGGTCTGTGCCATCTTCCTGTTCCTGCTTTCAGGGACCATAAAGTCCCAATATTTAG GGTGTGATATTCTACAGTATGAAGATGTTGGTTTTTCAAACCCCACAAGTGGACATTACTCATTCAGAAGTGCAGCCTCCTTAAATGACCAAACTGTCTATATATATGATAGCAGAAGTAAGAGGGCAGTGCCCAACCCGGGATGGCAAAATGTGGAGAATTGGAATAAAGTGAGCAAGcttcagaaaaagagagaagatttgATCATGAAGAACTTTCAAGAATTCAGGAACTCTAGTAAAGATTATACAC GCACCTACACCATTACTCAAATTTTAGGCTGTCTACTTTGTCAGAACGATGATTTCAAGATATATCGGCATAATTTTGTTACTGGAAAAGAATATAATGAGAAGTACAAGAATATATTGGGTGTGGCCACAGAAGACCCTGTACCTGAAATGAAGAAACAACAGTTGAAGCAAGACTTGGTTTCTTTGAAACTGCtcaatagatatatggagaaacaATGTGTTCCAACACTCCAAAAATACCAGAATTATAAGAATGCTAATTAA